The following proteins come from a genomic window of Nostoc sp. TCL26-01:
- a CDS encoding glutamate synthase-related protein: MNDKPMNQNPEITAKINSGDTYQGQKWLVEERDACGVGFIAHRQNRPSHEIVDKALTALTCLEHRGGCSADQDSGDGAGVLTAIPWELFQQEYACGEIDFLSSNNIAVGMIFLPQDPAIAQTAKAIVEKIATEEKLTLLDWRVVPVKPDLLGVQAASNQPQIEQVFLASAQSGDELEKQLYIARKRIFKAAKSISEEFYICSLSSRTIVYKGMVRSAVLGEFYEDLKNPAYKSAFAVYHRRFSTNTMPKWPLAQPMRLLGHNGEINTLLGNINWMMAREANLNHPVWDSRFDELKPLVHIDNSDSATLDNVLELLVRSGRAPEEGLMIMVPEAYQNQPSLRDYPEIVDFYEYYSGLQEAWDGPALLVFSDGKKVGATLDRNGLRPARYVITKDDYIVVASEAGVVDLPEADIIEKGRLGPGQMIAVDLVNHEILKNWEIKQRIAKKQPYGEWLRQYRQELPQLVVSESPSVNGNGNGHHAADNGKLTTEKLDQETLLRLQLAFGYTTEDVEMVIEEMAKKGAEPTFCMGDDIPLAVLSNKPHLLYDYFKQRFAQVTNPAIDPLREKLVMSLKVELGERGNLLEPKPEYARRLKLASPVLTDAELEAIKLSGFATAELSTLFAIDHGPNGLKIAVESLQRQAAESVRAGAKILILSDRSGAGIGTEYSYIPPLLAVGAVHHYLIQEGLRTKTSLVVDTAQCWSTHHFACLIGYGAGAVCPYMTLETVRAWWSDPKTQKLMSIGKITNINLQKALSNYRQAVESGLLKILSKMGISLLSSYQAAQIFEAIGIGGDLLELGFRGTASRIGGLSVSDLAQEVLSFHSKAFPELKTNKLENLGFVQYRATGEYHMNSPEMSKALHEAVKSQSYDHYEVYKQYLQGRPITALRDLLDFQSDRSPIPLEAVESVSEIVKRFCTGGMSLGALSREAHEVLAIAMNRIGGKSNSGEGGEDPVRYKVLDDVDGSGHSPTLPHLAGLRNGDTASSAIKQVASGRFGVTPEYLASAKQIEIKIAQGAKPGEGGQLPGPKVSPYIAMLRRSKTGVTLISPPPHHDIYSIEDLAQLIFDLHQINPKAQVSVKLVSEVGIGTIAAGVAKANADIIQISGHDGGTGASPLSSIKHAGSPWELGLSEVHRVLMNNSLRDRVILRVDGGLKTGWDILMAALMGGEEYGFGSIAMIAEGCRMARVCHQNTCPVGVATQDEELRKRFKGIPEHVVNFFYFVAEEVRSLLARLGYQSLSEIIGRADLLKLRQDAHLSKTQALNLDCLLKLPDTKQDRSWLVHEEVHSNGPVVDDQLLADVNIQAAIRNQSKVTKTIPIVNTDRTVGARLAGAIASQYGDSGFEGQINLNFTGSVGQSFGAFNLPGIILTLEGEANDYVGKGMHGGEIIIKPPADATYDPAENVIVGNTCLYGATGGVLFANGLGGERFAVRNSKGVAVIEGAGDHCCEYMTGGVIVVLGKVGRNVAAGMTGGLAYFLDEDGSFRQLVNQEIVTIQRVVTTAGEKQLQDLIKAHAERTDSPKAKLILQNWSEFLPKFWQLVPPSEAENPEANPQSVPEKYLSSV, encoded by the coding sequence ATGAATGATAAACCGATGAATCAAAATCCAGAAATCACAGCAAAAATTAACTCAGGAGATACCTATCAGGGGCAAAAGTGGTTAGTAGAAGAACGGGATGCCTGTGGTGTAGGTTTTATTGCTCATCGTCAAAATCGTCCTAGCCATGAAATTGTGGATAAAGCTTTAACAGCTTTGACCTGCTTAGAACATCGGGGTGGTTGTAGTGCCGATCAAGATTCTGGTGATGGTGCAGGGGTGTTAACCGCTATTCCCTGGGAATTGTTTCAACAAGAATATGCCTGTGGAGAGATAGACTTTTTATCCAGCAATAATATTGCTGTAGGGATGATATTTCTACCCCAAGATCCAGCAATAGCGCAAACAGCTAAAGCGATTGTAGAAAAAATAGCTACTGAAGAGAAATTAACTCTACTGGACTGGCGAGTAGTCCCAGTCAAACCTGATTTATTGGGGGTACAGGCCGCATCTAATCAACCCCAGATAGAACAAGTTTTTTTAGCATCAGCCCAAAGTGGTGATGAATTAGAAAAGCAACTTTACATTGCTCGTAAACGCATATTCAAAGCAGCCAAGAGCATCTCGGAAGAATTTTACATCTGTTCCTTATCTAGCCGGACAATTGTTTATAAAGGCATGGTGCGTTCGGCAGTTTTAGGTGAATTTTACGAAGACTTAAAAAATCCCGCCTATAAGAGTGCCTTTGCCGTCTATCATCGCCGCTTTAGTACTAACACTATGCCCAAATGGCCTCTAGCCCAACCAATGCGGCTATTGGGTCACAATGGAGAAATTAACACTCTCCTCGGTAATATCAACTGGATGATGGCAAGAGAAGCCAACTTAAATCATCCGGTCTGGGATAGCCGCTTTGATGAACTGAAACCATTGGTTCACATTGATAACAGCGACTCCGCAACCTTAGATAACGTGTTGGAGTTGTTGGTGCGTTCTGGACGTGCGCCGGAAGAAGGCTTGATGATCATGGTTCCAGAGGCTTACCAAAATCAACCATCTTTGCGTGACTATCCAGAGATTGTGGATTTTTACGAATATTACAGTGGTTTGCAAGAAGCTTGGGACGGGCCAGCACTGTTGGTATTTAGCGATGGCAAAAAAGTCGGTGCAACACTTGATCGCAATGGTTTAAGACCAGCACGTTATGTGATTACTAAAGATGATTACATTGTGGTGGCATCTGAGGCGGGTGTGGTTGACTTACCAGAGGCAGACATTATCGAGAAAGGTAGACTAGGCCCAGGGCAAATGATTGCCGTGGATTTGGTCAACCATGAAATTCTCAAGAATTGGGAAATTAAGCAACGCATCGCCAAAAAACAACCTTATGGGGAATGGTTGCGCCAGTATCGTCAAGAATTGCCGCAGTTAGTTGTGAGTGAGTCTCCATCAGTCAATGGCAATGGTAATGGTCATCACGCAGCAGATAACGGCAAATTGACAACAGAAAAACTGGATCAAGAAACACTACTACGTCTGCAATTAGCCTTTGGTTACACAACAGAAGATGTGGAAATGGTCATTGAAGAAATGGCTAAAAAAGGCGCGGAACCGACTTTTTGTATGGGTGATGATATTCCTTTGGCGGTGCTGTCCAATAAACCCCACCTGCTCTACGACTATTTCAAACAACGGTTTGCTCAAGTCACCAATCCAGCAATTGACCCATTACGGGAAAAATTGGTGATGTCTTTGAAAGTGGAACTGGGTGAAAGGGGTAACTTACTCGAACCAAAACCAGAATATGCCAGAAGACTAAAGTTAGCATCGCCAGTATTGACAGATGCAGAGTTAGAAGCCATTAAGCTATCAGGTTTTGCCACGGCTGAGTTGTCAACGCTGTTTGCAATTGATCATGGCCCGAATGGGTTGAAAATCGCTGTAGAAAGTTTACAAAGACAAGCAGCTGAGTCAGTCCGCGCCGGGGCGAAGATTTTGATTTTGAGCGATCGCTCAGGTGCAGGTATCGGTACAGAATATAGTTATATTCCTCCCTTGTTAGCTGTGGGTGCAGTGCATCACTATCTGATTCAAGAAGGACTCAGAACCAAAACATCCTTGGTAGTTGATACTGCTCAATGCTGGAGTACTCACCACTTTGCTTGTCTGATTGGTTATGGTGCTGGTGCGGTTTGTCCTTACATGACTTTAGAAACTGTGCGGGCTTGGTGGTCTGACCCCAAAACCCAAAAGTTGATGTCAATCGGCAAAATCACTAACATCAACCTCCAAAAAGCTCTCAGCAACTATCGCCAAGCTGTAGAGTCGGGTTTGTTGAAAATTCTCTCAAAAATGGGGATTTCGCTACTTTCTAGTTATCAAGCCGCCCAAATCTTTGAAGCCATTGGTATTGGGGGCGATTTATTAGAATTGGGCTTCCGAGGAACTGCTTCTCGGATTGGGGGATTGAGTGTCAGTGACTTAGCCCAAGAGGTGCTTTCTTTCCATAGCAAAGCTTTCCCAGAACTGAAAACCAACAAGTTAGAAAACTTAGGCTTTGTGCAGTATCGGGCAACCGGTGAATATCACATGAATAGCCCGGAAATGTCCAAAGCCCTACATGAAGCGGTAAAAAGTCAGAGTTATGACCATTACGAAGTCTATAAGCAATACCTCCAAGGCAGACCAATCACCGCCTTACGCGACTTATTAGATTTCCAAAGCGATCGCTCACCCATTCCCTTAGAAGCAGTAGAATCAGTCAGCGAAATTGTCAAGCGCTTTTGTACTGGGGGAATGTCCTTGGGTGCATTGTCACGAGAAGCCCATGAAGTTTTAGCGATCGCCATGAACCGTATCGGCGGCAAATCCAACTCTGGAGAAGGTGGCGAAGACCCTGTCCGTTATAAAGTGTTAGATGATGTAGATGGGTCTGGTCACTCACCAACTCTACCTCATTTGGCAGGTTTACGGAATGGTGACACAGCGTCCAGTGCCATTAAGCAAGTCGCATCCGGCCGCTTTGGTGTGACACCAGAGTATTTAGCCAGCGCCAAACAAATCGAAATCAAAATTGCCCAAGGTGCAAAACCAGGTGAAGGTGGACAACTACCAGGGCCGAAAGTGAGTCCTTACATTGCCATGTTGCGGCGTTCTAAAACTGGTGTCACCTTGATTTCTCCACCACCGCACCACGATATTTACTCGATTGAAGACCTAGCGCAGCTAATTTTTGACCTACACCAAATTAACCCCAAAGCGCAGGTGTCGGTAAAACTAGTATCGGAAGTTGGTATTGGCACAATCGCAGCTGGTGTGGCCAAAGCAAACGCTGATATCATCCAGATTTCCGGCCATGATGGTGGCACTGGGGCATCTCCGCTTAGTTCGATTAAGCACGCTGGCTCACCCTGGGAACTGGGATTAAGTGAAGTCCATCGTGTCCTGATGAATAATAGTTTGCGCGATCGCGTAATTTTGCGCGTCGATGGTGGACTCAAAACTGGTTGGGATATCTTAATGGCAGCATTAATGGGAGGCGAAGAATACGGCTTCGGTTCCATCGCCATGATTGCTGAAGGTTGCCGGATGGCCAGGGTTTGTCACCAAAATACCTGTCCTGTCGGCGTGGCAACTCAAGACGAAGAACTGCGGAAGCGGTTTAAGGGCATCCCCGAACACGTCGTCAATTTCTTCTACTTCGTAGCCGAAGAAGTGCGGAGTTTGTTGGCTAGACTAGGCTATCAGTCTCTATCAGAAATTATTGGCCGGGCTGATTTACTCAAACTACGCCAAGACGCACACCTGAGTAAAACCCAAGCCCTCAACTTAGATTGCCTACTCAAACTACCAGATACCAAACAAGACCGCAGCTGGTTAGTTCATGAAGAAGTTCACAGCAACGGCCCAGTTGTAGATGATCAATTGCTGGCTGATGTCAATATTCAAGCAGCAATTCGTAACCAATCGAAAGTGACAAAAACCATACCCATAGTCAATACTGACAGAACAGTAGGAGCAAGACTAGCAGGAGCGATCGCTTCTCAGTATGGCGACAGTGGTTTTGAGGGACAAATTAACCTCAACTTTACAGGCAGTGTCGGACAAAGCTTTGGTGCTTTCAACCTCCCAGGTATTATTCTGACACTGGAGGGAGAAGCCAATGATTACGTAGGTAAGGGAATGCACGGTGGTGAAATTATTATCAAACCCCCAGCAGATGCTACTTACGATCCCGCCGAAAACGTCATCGTCGGTAACACCTGCCTCTACGGTGCTACAGGTGGTGTATTATTTGCCAATGGTTTAGGGGGAGAGCGCTTTGCTGTCCGAAACTCTAAAGGTGTAGCAGTGATTGAAGGAGCCGGGGATCATTGCTGTGAATATATGACTGGTGGTGTCATTGTTGTTCTTGGTAAAGTTGGACGCAACGTAGCAGCAGGGATGACTGGTGGACTTGCTTACTTCTTAGATGAAGATGGTTCATTCCGCCAATTAGTCAACCAAGAAATTGTCACCATCCAACGAGTAGTTACCACAGCCGGGGAAAAACAACTGCAAGACTTAATCAAAGCTCATGCAGAACGCACCGATTCACCAAAAGCTAAACTGATTTTGCAAAATTGGTCAGAATTCTTACCAAAATTCTGGCAATTAGTCCCACCTTCAGAAGCAGAAAATCCAGAAGCAAATCCCCAATCTGTACCGGAAAAATATCTCAGTTCAGTTTAG
- a CDS encoding Uma2 family endonuclease produces the protein MTTENKAAAVVDWEHPTPPTDLIFDDGEPLESNRHRIAMNVLIRSLQQAWADRYDFFTGGNMFIYYSSTQVRNKDFRGPDFFVVLNVNGNHPRQGWVVWEEDGRYPDVIVELMSPSTATIDKGIKKALYEQTFHTSDYFIYDPFDPNSLRGWHLDHNQQYQPLTPNEQGWLWCQKLSLWLGTSEGTIDRETAIWLRFYDVAGNLLLLPEEAAAAKVNDLAAKADRLAARLRELGENPDSL, from the coding sequence ATGACTACCGAAAACAAGGCCGCAGCCGTTGTAGACTGGGAACACCCCACACCCCCTACAGATTTAATTTTTGATGATGGAGAACCTTTGGAATCAAATCGTCACAGAATAGCAATGAATGTGCTGATTCGGTCTCTACAACAAGCTTGGGCTGATCGCTATGACTTTTTCACTGGGGGCAATATGTTTATTTATTACAGCAGCACCCAAGTACGTAACAAGGATTTCCGTGGCCCAGATTTTTTTGTTGTTCTCAATGTCAACGGTAATCATCCTCGACAGGGTTGGGTAGTGTGGGAAGAAGATGGTCGTTATCCTGATGTAATTGTAGAATTAATGTCTCCTTCTACAGCCACAATAGACAAGGGAATCAAAAAAGCCCTCTACGAACAAACTTTTCATACTTCAGATTATTTTATCTATGACCCCTTTGACCCTAATTCCTTGCGGGGATGGCATTTAGACCATAATCAGCAGTACCAGCCTTTGACACCGAATGAGCAAGGATGGTTGTGGTGTCAAAAGTTAAGTTTATGGTTGGGAACAAGTGAGGGAACAATAGACAGAGAAACGGCAATCTGGTTACGATTTTATGATGTAGCTGGCAATTTGCTATTGTTACCAGAGGAAGCTGCTGCGGCAAAAGTGAATGATTTAGCCGCAAAGGCAGATCGTCTAGCAGCTAGATTGAGAGAACTGGGAGAAAATCCTGATAGTTTGTGA
- a CDS encoding phosphodiester glycosidase family protein, translated as MVKMPKYYRQKNPHAMPRASFAYAQTFNCRLYSAVILPMTTISLCLSVNHSISAQPLPPPAPVSPLPARTLSGSQISLNGRSLPGAWLQQPQGNNQVAIYVSDGALRQLIGVDLLSNVNPARQPIVWFAPVTKPVILATKFLGGYRYLDITNFAQTAGWQIQTQGNILAIATPKAQVKNLSLTASRIVVDLDNPTPWQVRQGSPIKISPDPTTPDAKPPAPVNREWTIVLDGIADAGLIQRYTPLPATPPPTSLPNLIKQLIPTPEPQSPVKQVEVVNNQTLIRLSVPLGLSPKVSTINQPHRLIIDLRPDTLEPRDIIWTKGLRWRQQYVNLGTDRFPVVWLEINPRTIGITLKPIVTNPDTLIGTAPISQTAQRYVAVGAINGGYFNRNNRLPLGAIRQDNQWLSSPILNRGAIAWNNSGQFYFGRLTLQEILTTSSNVRVPILFLNSGYVQSGIARYTPAWGKFYTSLTDNERVFVVQNNKITNQFAGDKAGQTNFPIPPDSYLLVLRGNSTTLASQLPNGTDVQITSSTTPSDFNRYPNIIGAGPLLLQNSQIVLDAKGEKFSNAFIAEKAVRSGICTTANNNLLITATHNRAGGLGATLAEHAQIMKLLGCVNALNLDGGSSTSLYLSGQLLDRYPNTAARVHNGIGIFLQAR; from the coding sequence ATGGTCAAGATGCCCAAATACTACCGACAAAAAAATCCTCATGCAATGCCTAGAGCGAGTTTTGCCTATGCTCAAACATTCAATTGCAGGTTATACTCAGCCGTTATCTTACCGATGACGACGATATCACTGTGCTTGTCTGTTAACCATAGCATCAGCGCTCAACCGTTACCACCACCAGCACCAGTATCTCCTTTACCAGCCAGAACATTATCAGGTAGCCAAATTTCTCTCAATGGCCGGAGCTTACCCGGAGCATGGTTACAGCAACCACAAGGAAACAACCAAGTAGCAATTTACGTCAGTGATGGTGCGCTCAGACAATTAATTGGCGTAGACCTTTTAAGCAATGTTAATCCAGCCAGACAGCCAATTGTTTGGTTTGCACCAGTTACCAAACCTGTCATTTTAGCTACGAAGTTTCTAGGAGGATATCGCTATCTCGACATCACTAATTTTGCCCAAACAGCAGGATGGCAAATTCAAACTCAGGGTAACATCTTGGCGATCGCTACACCCAAAGCCCAAGTCAAAAATCTTAGCCTCACAGCATCCCGCATAGTCGTAGATTTAGATAACCCTACCCCCTGGCAAGTCAGACAAGGATCACCAATAAAAATTTCCCCTGATCCCACCACACCTGATGCCAAACCTCCTGCACCTGTCAACAGAGAGTGGACAATTGTTTTAGATGGCATAGCTGATGCTGGTTTAATTCAACGCTACACCCCCTTACCAGCAACACCCCCACCCACATCTTTACCAAATCTCATCAAACAATTAATCCCCACACCAGAACCCCAATCACCAGTCAAACAAGTAGAGGTAGTTAATAATCAAACCCTGATTCGTCTTAGTGTTCCCTTGGGTTTATCACCCAAAGTTAGCACCATCAATCAACCCCATCGCCTGATTATTGACCTACGTCCCGATACACTAGAACCACGAGATATTATTTGGACAAAAGGTCTACGTTGGCGACAACAGTATGTCAATTTAGGGACAGACCGCTTTCCTGTAGTGTGGTTAGAAATTAACCCCAGAACTATCGGCATCACCTTAAAACCAATCGTCACCAACCCTGACACCCTCATTGGTACAGCCCCCATCAGCCAAACAGCACAACGCTACGTAGCTGTCGGCGCAATTAATGGTGGCTATTTTAACCGGAATAATCGCTTACCCTTGGGCGCAATTCGTCAGGATAACCAGTGGTTGTCCAGCCCCATTTTAAATAGAGGAGCGATCGCTTGGAATAATTCTGGGCAATTTTACTTCGGTCGCCTCACCTTACAAGAAATTTTAACGACATCGAGTAATGTGCGAGTGCCAATCTTATTTCTCAACAGTGGCTATGTCCAGAGTGGCATTGCACGTTACACCCCAGCTTGGGGAAAGTTTTACACATCTTTAACCGACAATGAAAGGGTTTTCGTTGTGCAAAACAACAAAATTACCAATCAGTTTGCCGGGGATAAAGCCGGTCAAACTAACTTTCCCATTCCCCCAGACAGCTACTTACTAGTATTACGCGGTAATTCCACCACGCTAGCATCACAATTACCCAATGGTACTGATGTGCAAATTACCAGTAGCACCACACCCAGCGATTTCAACCGTTACCCCAACATCATCGGCGCTGGGCCTTTATTACTGCAAAATAGTCAAATCGTCCTCGATGCTAAAGGTGAAAAATTCAGCAATGCTTTTATTGCAGAAAAAGCCGTACGTAGTGGTATTTGTACAACCGCCAACAATAACCTGCTAATTACAGCCACCCACAATCGTGCCGGTGGATTGGGTGCTACCCTAGCAGAACACGCCCAAATCATGAAGCTGTTAGGCTGTGTTAATGCTCTTAACCTAGACGGTGGCAGTTCCACCAGCCTCTACCTAAGTGGACAACTACTCGACCGTTATCCTAACACTGCTGCCCGTGTCCACAACGGCATCGGCATTTTCCTGCAAGCACGATAG
- a CDS encoding phosphomannose isomerase type II C-terminal cupin domain: MAQSPETTTKTHSLPLPTTITSRGVAATELRPWGSFTVLEEGRGYKIKRIEVKPGHRLSLQMHHHRSEHWIVVSGTARVVCGDKEILLSNNQSTYVPQCTAHRLENPGVISLVLIEVQNGEYLGEDDIIRYQDDYARTSN; encoded by the coding sequence ATGGCCCAATCTCCAGAAACCACTACAAAAACTCACTCTTTGCCCCTACCTACTACCATTACTAGCCGTGGTGTGGCTGCGACTGAATTGCGTCCTTGGGGTTCTTTTACAGTTTTAGAAGAGGGACGTGGCTATAAAATTAAGCGGATCGAAGTTAAGCCCGGACATCGCCTCAGTCTGCAAATGCACCATCACCGCAGTGAACATTGGATTGTTGTCTCTGGTACAGCCAGAGTTGTGTGTGGCGACAAAGAAATATTACTGAGTAATAATCAGTCAACTTACGTACCTCAGTGTACAGCTCACCGTTTAGAAAATCCTGGTGTGATTTCTTTGGTACTAATTGAAGTACAGAATGGTGAATACTTGGGTGAAGATGACATTATTCGCTATCAAGATGATTATGCTCGTACATCTAATTAA